In Deltaproteobacteria bacterium CG2_30_66_27, a single genomic region encodes these proteins:
- a CDS encoding DNA topoisomerase I, whose product MTIPLIIVESPTKARTLSGFLGKRYRVMASVGHVRDLPNNAGEVPQAIKGKKWASMAVDVDNDFRPYYVVSSNRKGTIRELKAALKDASEVLLATDPDREGESISWHLLELLKPKVPVHRIVFHEITEEAVRDAIEHSRELDRNLVDAQESRRILDRLFGYKVSPVLWRRVAAGLSAGRVQSVAVRLVVEREEERKAFRKAGFWNLEAKLSGESREFTATLVRVDGKRVALGKDFDPATGKPGNGSVTVLDGARSAALAETLRGALPWEVTGVEEKPVTQHPAPPFTTSTLQQEANRKLGFSADRTMSAAQKLFDVGVISYHRTDSTTLSDKALQESGRTIRGKYGDAYYGGPRRYRTKVKNAQEAHEAIRPTDFSLTPDKVGGRFPPDDARVYELIWKRAVASQMADAKLLRTTVEITAAGEGGAPCVFTASGKVIRFPGYLRAYVEGSDDPAADLGDKETLLPACGTGDRVSLPGGDAALSLLDLSPKSHETTPPARYTDASLVKRLEDDGIGRPSTYASILKTILDRGYVWRQGKALVPTFTALVVTAFLKEHFRTLVELEFTGRIEEKLDLISNGAMERLAFLREFFHGDGQAWPGLKTMVERDEWGDYPSIRLGEDPGTGERVVIKVGRYGTYVQRGDGGEGNTAPLPADVAPADFGLDEALALLAAKSAGPRSLGVDPKTGRTVYGMTGRFGPYVQLGETPEKEKKGAKPAKGTKPPKPRRASLPGDETIDGITLETALRLLSLPREIGLHPDDGAMIASNFGRFGPYVKHGDDFRSLESGEQVFAITLDEAVELLRQPKRGRNRPFGAAKRAPLKELGANPAGVAIKLFDGRYGPYITDGAVNATVPKGVAPESVTLESALQWLAEKAAKGPVKRPVKRSDAGHRGRKAKKKP is encoded by the coding sequence ATGACCATTCCCTTGATCATCGTCGAGTCCCCCACGAAGGCCCGGACCCTTTCCGGTTTCCTCGGGAAACGGTATCGCGTCATGGCCAGCGTCGGCCACGTTCGAGACCTCCCGAACAACGCCGGTGAAGTCCCCCAGGCGATCAAGGGGAAGAAATGGGCTTCGATGGCGGTGGACGTCGATAACGATTTTCGCCCCTATTACGTCGTCTCGTCGAACCGCAAGGGAACGATCCGCGAATTGAAGGCCGCCCTGAAGGACGCGTCGGAAGTTCTCCTCGCGACCGATCCGGACCGGGAGGGGGAGTCCATCAGCTGGCATCTCCTCGAACTGTTGAAACCGAAGGTGCCCGTTCACCGCATCGTCTTTCACGAAATCACGGAAGAAGCGGTTCGCGACGCGATCGAACATTCCCGCGAGCTGGACCGCAACCTGGTGGATGCGCAGGAAAGCCGACGGATCCTCGATCGGCTGTTCGGCTACAAGGTGTCGCCGGTTCTCTGGCGAAGGGTCGCGGCGGGGCTGAGCGCCGGCCGCGTCCAGAGCGTCGCGGTGCGGCTGGTCGTCGAGCGGGAGGAGGAGCGCAAGGCCTTCCGGAAAGCCGGATTCTGGAACCTCGAGGCGAAGTTGAGCGGCGAAAGCCGGGAGTTCACGGCGACGCTCGTCCGGGTGGACGGGAAGCGCGTCGCGCTCGGGAAGGATTTCGATCCCGCCACGGGGAAGCCGGGAAACGGGAGCGTCACGGTGCTCGACGGGGCGCGCTCCGCGGCGCTGGCGGAAACGTTGCGAGGCGCGCTCCCCTGGGAGGTCACGGGGGTGGAGGAAAAACCCGTGACGCAGCATCCGGCGCCGCCGTTCACCACCTCGACGCTGCAGCAGGAAGCGAACCGGAAACTCGGGTTTTCCGCCGACCGGACGATGTCGGCGGCGCAGAAACTGTTCGACGTCGGCGTGATCTCCTACCACCGGACCGACTCCACGACCCTCTCGGACAAGGCGCTGCAGGAATCGGGTCGCACGATCCGGGGAAAGTACGGGGACGCGTATTACGGCGGTCCGCGCCGGTACCGGACGAAGGTCAAGAACGCGCAGGAAGCGCACGAGGCGATCCGGCCGACGGACTTCTCCCTGACTCCCGACAAGGTCGGCGGTCGCTTTCCTCCGGACGACGCGCGGGTGTACGAACTGATCTGGAAGCGGGCGGTGGCGTCCCAGATGGCCGACGCGAAGCTGCTGCGCACGACGGTCGAGATCACGGCGGCTGGAGAGGGCGGTGCTCCATGCGTCTTCACCGCTTCCGGCAAGGTCATTCGATTCCCTGGTTACCTGCGCGCCTACGTGGAGGGGAGCGACGATCCGGCGGCGGACCTGGGGGACAAGGAGACGTTGCTTCCGGCGTGCGGTACGGGAGACCGTGTCTCCCTGCCGGGCGGCGACGCGGCGCTGTCGTTGCTGGACCTCTCTCCGAAATCGCACGAGACGACACCGCCGGCCCGGTACACCGACGCGTCGCTCGTCAAGCGGCTGGAGGACGACGGCATCGGGCGTCCGTCCACCTACGCGTCGATCCTCAAGACCATTCTTGACCGGGGATACGTTTGGCGCCAGGGAAAGGCGCTCGTCCCGACGTTTACGGCCCTCGTCGTCACGGCGTTTCTGAAGGAACATTTCCGGACGCTGGTCGAGCTGGAGTTTACCGGGCGCATCGAGGAGAAACTCGACCTGATCTCCAACGGCGCCATGGAACGCCTTGCGTTCCTGCGGGAGTTCTTTCACGGGGACGGGCAGGCCTGGCCCGGGCTGAAAACGATGGTCGAGAGGGACGAGTGGGGCGACTATCCGTCGATCCGCCTCGGCGAGGACCCGGGCACCGGAGAGCGGGTCGTCATCAAGGTCGGCCGATACGGAACCTACGTCCAGCGGGGAGACGGAGGGGAGGGGAACACGGCGCCGCTGCCGGCCGACGTCGCGCCGGCCGACTTCGGGTTGGACGAGGCCCTCGCGCTGCTGGCGGCGAAGAGCGCCGGCCCGCGATCCCTCGGTGTCGATCCGAAGACGGGGAGGACGGTGTACGGCATGACCGGAAGGTTCGGGCCCTATGTGCAGCTCGGCGAGACGCCGGAGAAGGAAAAGAAGGGCGCGAAACCCGCGAAGGGGACGAAACCTCCGAAGCCTCGAAGGGCGTCCCTGCCGGGCGATGAAACGATCGACGGCATCACGCTGGAGACCGCGCTGCGCCTCTTGTCGCTACCGCGGGAGATCGGGCTCCACCCGGACGACGGGGCGATGATCGCATCGAATTTCGGCCGCTTCGGCCCGTACGTGAAGCATGGGGACGACTTCCGGTCGCTGGAATCCGGGGAGCAGGTGTTCGCGATCACGCTCGATGAAGCGGTCGAGCTGCTCCGGCAGCCGAAACGCGGCCGGAACCGTCCGTTCGGCGCGGCAAAGAGGGCGCCGCTCAAGGAGCTCGGGGCGAACCCGGCAGGGGTGGCCATCAAGCTGTTCGACGGGCGGTATGGACCATACATCACCGACGGCGCGGTCAATGCTACGGTGCCGAAAGGCGTTGCGCCCGAATCGGTCACGCTCGAAAGCGCATTGCAGTGGCTGGCGGAGAAGGCGGCGAAGGGGCCCGTGAAACGACCCGTGAAAAGATCCGACGCGGGGCACCGCGGCCGCAAGGCGAAAAAGAAACCCTAA
- a CDS encoding NAD-dependent malic enzyme: MTYGFHLELHVNGKRGVDLLHDPLMNKGTAFTEAERNALALRGLLPARVSTQEQQVVRVLENIRRKTSDIEKYIYLVSLQDRNENLFYRVVMDNLDEMMPIIYTPTVGQGCIEFGHIFRRPRGLYITFRDRGRIREVLTHWPYRDIRVIVVTDGERILGLGDLGANGMGIPVGKLSLYTACSGIHPAQCMPIMLDCGTNNETLLNDPLYIGIPERRLRDKPYDDLVEEFFTAVQEVFPKACIQLEDFGNANAFRLLHKYKDRACTFDDDIQGTAACTLAGLYSAVRVTGNRLSDNKFLFLGAGEAGIGIGDLIVTALKAEGMPEEEARRKCWYVDSKGLVVKSRTDLVSHKLPYAHDHASVVDFLAVVESIRPTAIIGVSGMPRTFTRPVVEAMARLNRRPIVFALSNPTSKSECTAEEAYTWSEGRAVYASGSPFPPVTLNGKTLIPGQGNNAYIFPGVGLGVVASEATRVTEEMFFAAAKALVSTVSEEDRAQGRIYPGLGRIREVSSAIAVAVADVVFRRGLTKRDRPADLAAHVKAQMFDPTYVEYTPKP; encoded by the coding sequence ATGACGTACGGATTCCATCTGGAACTTCACGTGAACGGAAAACGGGGGGTCGACCTTCTCCACGATCCGCTCATGAACAAGGGCACCGCCTTCACCGAAGCGGAGCGCAACGCCCTGGCCCTTCGCGGGCTGCTCCCGGCCCGGGTGTCCACGCAGGAGCAGCAGGTGGTCCGGGTGCTGGAAAACATCCGCCGCAAGACCAGCGACATCGAGAAGTACATCTACCTCGTCTCGCTCCAGGACCGCAACGAGAACCTGTTCTACCGCGTGGTCATGGACAACCTCGACGAGATGATGCCGATCATCTACACCCCCACGGTGGGGCAGGGATGCATCGAGTTCGGGCACATTTTCCGCCGGCCCCGCGGGTTATACATCACCTTCCGGGACCGGGGGCGCATCCGCGAGGTCCTGACCCACTGGCCGTACCGCGATATCCGGGTCATCGTCGTCACGGACGGCGAGCGCATCCTCGGCCTCGGAGACCTCGGCGCGAACGGGATGGGCATCCCGGTGGGGAAACTTTCCCTCTACACCGCCTGCTCGGGGATCCATCCCGCGCAATGCATGCCCATCATGCTGGATTGCGGGACGAACAACGAGACACTGCTGAACGATCCCCTGTACATCGGCATTCCGGAGCGGCGCCTGCGCGACAAGCCGTACGACGACCTCGTGGAAGAGTTCTTCACCGCCGTGCAGGAGGTCTTCCCGAAAGCCTGCATCCAGCTCGAGGATTTCGGCAACGCGAACGCCTTCCGGCTGCTGCACAAGTACAAGGACCGCGCCTGTACGTTCGACGACGACATCCAGGGCACTGCGGCCTGCACGCTGGCCGGGCTCTACTCCGCCGTGCGGGTCACCGGGAACCGGCTCTCCGACAACAAGTTCCTGTTTCTCGGCGCGGGAGAGGCGGGGATCGGTATCGGCGACCTGATCGTGACCGCGCTCAAGGCGGAGGGGATGCCGGAAGAGGAGGCGCGGCGCAAGTGCTGGTACGTGGATTCGAAGGGACTCGTCGTCAAGAGCCGCACGGACCTCGTTTCCCACAAGCTGCCGTACGCGCATGACCATGCGTCCGTCGTCGATTTCCTGGCGGTCGTGGAATCGATTCGGCCGACGGCCATCATCGGCGTGTCCGGCATGCCGCGGACGTTCACAAGGCCGGTCGTCGAGGCGATGGCGCGCCTGAACCGGCGCCCGATCGTCTTCGCCCTGTCGAACCCCACGTCGAAATCGGAGTGCACGGCGGAAGAGGCCTACACGTGGTCGGAGGGCCGGGCGGTGTACGCGAGCGGAAGCCCGTTCCCGCCGGTGACGCTGAACGGGAAGACCTTGATCCCGGGGCAGGGGAACAACGCCTACATCTTCCCGGGCGTCGGCCTGGGGGTGGTCGCAAGCGAAGCCACACGCGTCACCGAGGAGATGTTCTTCGCCGCGGCGAAGGCCCTTGTGTCGACGGTCTCGGAAGAGGACCGGGCGCAAGGCCGCATCTATCCCGGTCTCGGCCGGATCCGGGAAGTCTCCTCCGCCATCGCCGTCGCCGTCGCGGACGTCGTCTTCCGGCGCGGATTGACGAAGAGGGATCGTCCCGCCGACCTCGCCGCGCACGTGAAGGCGCAGATGTTCGACCCGACCTACGTGGAGTACACCCCGAAGCCATAG
- a CDS encoding ABC transporter ATP-binding protein (Uup; in Escherichia coli this cytoplasmic protein was shown to contain ATPase activity; mutations in this gene affect RecA-independent excision of transposons and affects Mu bacteriophage growth), whose translation MALLSLREIRVAFGGPPLLEGASLQIEPGERICLLGRNGTGKSTLLRVVNGEIAPDEGEIVRQQGVKVALVPQEVPPGLSGTVYDVVSGGTRVAAEKAISRLGLPPGADFGTLSGGMQRRVLIARALARDSDVLLLDEPTNHLDIEGIAWLENFLLREARTLFFVTHDRMFLRKTATRIVELDRGRLRDWACDYDTYLERRDADLAAETAQRARFDKRLAEEETWIRRGVKARGTRNEGRVRALERMREERRARRERVGTVRVQAQRVVPSGRLAVEVLGVEVGYGDRPVIRDFSTTILRGDRVGIIGPNGSGKTTLLRVLLGELSPRIGTVRLGTRLTVAYSDQLREGLDEEKTVAENLGDGSDTVTVNGRPRHVIGYLQDVLFSPDRAMSPVRVLSGGERNRLQLAKLFTKPFNLLVLDEPTNDLDIETLDLLEDLLMEYTGTLLLVSHDRAFLNNVVTSTLVIGADGTVVEYAGGYDDWLKQRGETAPAETPPSAREAPRPKREGPRKLGFRERRELTELPGRIRDAEKKVAVLEAERDELHCAMADPAFYRQDGERIAQGRARLDAVQTGIEEAYRRWESLEAALAELEAIEAK comes from the coding sequence ATGGCGCTGTTGAGCTTGCGGGAGATCCGGGTCGCCTTCGGCGGGCCGCCGCTGTTGGAGGGGGCGAGCCTTCAGATCGAGCCGGGGGAACGGATCTGCCTCCTCGGGCGGAACGGGACCGGGAAATCGACCCTGCTTCGGGTCGTGAACGGAGAGATCGCGCCGGACGAAGGCGAGATCGTCCGGCAGCAGGGGGTGAAGGTCGCCCTCGTCCCGCAGGAGGTCCCGCCCGGTCTTTCGGGGACCGTGTACGACGTCGTTTCCGGCGGGACCCGGGTGGCGGCGGAGAAGGCGATCTCCCGCCTCGGACTTCCCCCGGGCGCCGATTTCGGGACCCTGTCGGGGGGGATGCAGCGGCGGGTGCTGATCGCCCGGGCGCTCGCCAGGGACTCGGACGTCCTCCTTCTCGACGAGCCCACCAACCACCTGGACATCGAAGGCATCGCCTGGCTCGAGAACTTCCTGCTCCGGGAGGCGCGGACCCTTTTCTTCGTCACGCACGACCGGATGTTCCTTCGGAAAACGGCGACGCGGATCGTGGAGCTCGACCGCGGGAGACTCCGCGACTGGGCGTGCGATTACGACACATACCTCGAGCGACGGGATGCGGACCTTGCGGCGGAAACCGCGCAGCGGGCCCGGTTCGACAAGAGGCTCGCGGAGGAGGAGACGTGGATCCGCCGGGGCGTGAAGGCGCGGGGCACCCGGAACGAGGGGCGGGTACGCGCGCTGGAGAGGATGCGAGAGGAGAGGCGGGCGCGGCGGGAGCGGGTCGGCACGGTGCGCGTGCAGGCGCAACGCGTCGTTCCCTCCGGCAGGCTCGCCGTCGAGGTCCTGGGGGTGGAGGTCGGCTACGGCGACCGTCCGGTGATCCGGGACTTCTCGACCACGATCCTGCGGGGCGACCGGGTGGGGATCATCGGGCCGAACGGGTCGGGGAAGACGACCCTGCTCCGCGTTCTCCTCGGAGAATTGTCCCCCCGGATCGGCACGGTGCGGCTCGGGACCCGCCTGACCGTCGCATATTCCGACCAACTCCGCGAGGGCCTCGACGAGGAGAAGACCGTGGCGGAGAATCTCGGCGACGGGAGCGACACCGTGACCGTCAACGGCCGGCCGCGGCACGTGATCGGCTACCTCCAGGACGTCCTCTTCTCCCCCGACCGGGCCATGAGCCCCGTGCGGGTCCTCTCCGGGGGGGAGCGGAACCGCCTGCAGCTGGCGAAGCTCTTCACGAAACCGTTCAACCTCCTCGTCCTCGACGAACCGACGAACGACCTGGACATCGAGACACTGGACCTGCTGGAAGACCTCCTCATGGAATACACGGGCACCCTCCTCCTCGTGAGCCACGACCGGGCGTTCCTGAACAACGTGGTGACCAGCACCCTGGTGATCGGAGCGGACGGGACGGTGGTCGAATACGCCGGGGGGTACGACGACTGGTTGAAGCAGCGGGGGGAAACCGCTCCCGCGGAAACGCCCCCTTCCGCGCGGGAAGCACCGCGTCCGAAGCGGGAAGGGCCGCGCAAGCTGGGCTTCAGGGAGCGGCGGGAACTTACGGAGCTTCCTGGGCGGATCCGGGACGCGGAGAAGAAGGTCGCGGTCCTCGAGGCGGAGCGGGACGAACTGCACTGCGCCATGGCCGACCCGGCGTTCTACCGGCAGGACGGGGAGCGCATCGCGCAGGGCCGGGCCCGCCTGGACGCGGTGCAGACCGGGATCGAGGAGGCGTACCGCCGCTGGGAATCCCTTGAGGCGGCGCTGGCGGAGCTCGAGGCGATCGAAGCGAAGTGA
- a CDS encoding homoserine O-acetyltransferase produces MKTNIPPGSVGFVETKRFTFAEPPHEMPLDVGGKLGPITLAYETYGKLNREKSNAVLVQHAFSGNAHAAGFLPGQDPSKERPGWWDFMIGPGRALDTGKYFVVCSNVIGSCYGSTGPSSVDPETGRPYGLSFPVVTVGDMVRAQAHLLDHLGIERLLAVIGGSMGGMQALQWAVDYPDRVASAIPIATTSRHSPQQIAFNHVGRAAILADPEFHEGDYYGWRTVPERGLSVARMVGFITYLSDRKMHEKFGRMKQLVAAKGTGRQGKWAEGTIGQHSAVEFSVEGYLKHQGEVFVFDRRFDANSYLCITKAIDIFDLSASSGRLAKAFESVASKFLIISFDTDWLYPTYQSQEIRNAILQNGLAVACLELSTIHGHDAFLIENEKSPEGGKPGVKNKMIQVVRDFLGNVAARP; encoded by the coding sequence ATGAAGACGAATATTCCACCCGGCTCCGTCGGTTTCGTCGAGACGAAGCGGTTCACCTTCGCCGAACCGCCCCACGAGATGCCCCTCGACGTCGGGGGGAAGCTCGGGCCGATCACGCTCGCCTACGAGACGTACGGGAAGCTCAACCGGGAGAAGAGCAACGCCGTCCTGGTGCAGCACGCCTTCTCGGGAAACGCCCATGCCGCGGGATTCCTGCCGGGGCAGGACCCGTCGAAGGAGAGGCCGGGGTGGTGGGACTTCATGATCGGCCCGGGCCGCGCGCTGGACACCGGGAAATATTTCGTCGTCTGCTCGAACGTGATCGGATCGTGCTACGGCAGCACGGGACCGTCCTCGGTCGACCCGGAAACGGGGAGGCCGTACGGGCTGTCGTTTCCCGTGGTGACGGTCGGCGACATGGTGCGGGCGCAGGCGCATCTTCTCGACCACCTCGGCATCGAGCGCCTGCTGGCGGTCATCGGCGGCTCGATGGGCGGGATGCAGGCCCTCCAGTGGGCGGTCGACTACCCGGACCGCGTCGCGTCGGCCATCCCGATCGCGACGACCTCGCGCCACTCGCCGCAGCAGATCGCCTTCAACCACGTCGGTCGTGCGGCGATCCTCGCGGACCCCGAGTTTCACGAAGGCGACTACTACGGATGGCGGACCGTTCCGGAACGCGGACTGTCCGTGGCGCGGATGGTGGGCTTCATCACCTACCTCTCGGACCGGAAGATGCACGAGAAGTTCGGCCGGATGAAGCAGCTCGTCGCGGCGAAGGGGACCGGGCGGCAGGGGAAGTGGGCCGAGGGGACGATCGGGCAGCACTCCGCCGTCGAATTCTCGGTGGAAGGGTACCTGAAGCACCAGGGGGAGGTCTTCGTCTTCGACCGCCGGTTCGACGCGAACTCGTACCTGTGCATCACGAAGGCGATCGACATCTTCGACCTCTCTGCGTCCTCGGGACGGCTGGCGAAGGCGTTCGAGAGCGTGGCGTCGAAGTTCCTGATCATTTCCTTCGACACCGACTGGCTCTACCCGACGTACCAGTCGCAGGAGATCCGGAACGCCATCCTTCAGAACGGTCTCGCCGTGGCGTGCCTCGAGCTCTCCACGATCCACGGGCACGACGCGTTCCTCATCGAAAACGAGAAGTCCCCCGAGGGGGGGAAGCCCGGGGTGAAGAACAAGATGATCCAGGTGGTCCGGGATTTCCTCGGAAACGTCGCCGCGCGGCCGTGA
- a CDS encoding chemotaxis protein MotB, whose protein sequence is MPKKIVLSVLVLLLAWGLSACSVMRSTYRTKVDEADRLTKRLSVLQKKHDDLAAGNAALKADLAGMTLQNEKLTTDLAYVTGQRDKAAADKEELDRILESKSDTLSQTIFELRRKVVDLDAENTGLKAENASLVKAKEEQVRKVSSTYENLLEKMKTEISQGQVTISELKGKLTVNMVDAILFDSGKAEVKKGGLEILGKVISILKGVNDKSIRIEGHTDNVQISRALARRYPTNWELSAARAINVARRLQDEGIDPGLLSAVAYGEWKPVATNDTAEGKLKNRRIEIILVPKE, encoded by the coding sequence ATGCCGAAAAAAATCGTCCTGTCGGTCCTGGTCTTGCTGCTGGCGTGGGGCCTGTCCGCCTGCTCGGTGATGCGCAGCACCTACCGGACGAAAGTGGACGAGGCGGACAGGCTCACGAAGCGCCTCTCCGTGCTGCAGAAGAAACATGACGATCTCGCGGCCGGGAACGCAGCGCTGAAGGCCGACCTTGCGGGGATGACGCTCCAGAACGAAAAGCTGACCACCGACCTCGCCTACGTCACGGGCCAACGGGACAAGGCCGCCGCGGACAAGGAGGAGCTCGACAGGATCCTGGAGTCGAAATCCGACACCCTCTCGCAGACCATCTTCGAGCTGCGCAGGAAGGTCGTCGACCTCGATGCGGAAAACACGGGGCTCAAGGCGGAGAACGCGAGCCTGGTGAAGGCGAAGGAGGAGCAGGTCCGGAAGGTGAGCTCGACCTACGAGAACCTGCTCGAAAAGATGAAGACGGAGATCTCGCAGGGACAGGTGACGATCTCGGAGCTCAAGGGGAAGCTGACGGTCAACATGGTCGACGCGATCCTCTTCGATTCGGGGAAGGCCGAGGTCAAGAAGGGCGGGCTCGAGATCCTCGGGAAGGTCATCTCGATCCTGAAGGGCGTGAACGACAAGTCGATCCGGATCGAAGGGCACACGGACAACGTGCAGATCAGCAGGGCGCTCGCCAGGCGATACCCGACGAACTGGGAGCTCTCCGCGGCGCGGGCGATCAACGTCGCGCGGCGCCTGCAGGACGAGGGGATCGACCCCGGCCTGCTCTCGGCCGTCGCCTACGGGGAGTGGAAGCCGGTCGCCACCAACGATACGGCGGAGGGGAAGTTGAAGAACCGCAGGATCGAGATCATCCTTGTGCCGAAGGAGTAG
- a CDS encoding hydrolase yields the protein MIRKALLLKFLDAAYMQRWNDKIRPVELIELDKQAHKMIVAWFLTRVEEDRGTKLSWTRIIEGGIFDLFQRIVITDLKPQIFYKIKADTKKYRQLNEWVYAELRPLITPLGKPFCRRYQEHFLEPEDTVERRILTAAHFYATRWEFLIVERANPGGYEIDEIHADLDAKIAGFHDLEGMALLASERRFRNFIDLCGQLRFQSRWAHLHRIPKTSVLGHSLYVAILSYLFSLEIKACPRRCVNNYITGLFHDLPEVLTRDIISPVKRSVEGLSELIKGYEKERMDQEVYVLLPEKWHAEFAMYSEREFENFATVDGVLTTVPAADLQGKYNEDVYNAKDGELVKRADHLAAFVEAYAGIRNGSTSQDLQYARVKIGTQEAQAQYAGLNFGEIYSDFD from the coding sequence ATGATCCGCAAGGCGCTGCTGCTGAAGTTCCTCGACGCCGCCTACATGCAGCGGTGGAACGACAAGATCCGGCCGGTCGAGCTGATCGAGCTCGACAAGCAGGCCCACAAGATGATCGTCGCCTGGTTTCTCACGCGGGTCGAGGAGGACCGTGGGACGAAGCTCAGCTGGACCCGGATCATCGAGGGGGGGATCTTCGATCTCTTCCAGCGGATCGTGATCACCGACCTCAAACCCCAGATCTTCTACAAGATCAAGGCCGACACGAAGAAGTACCGGCAGCTGAACGAGTGGGTGTACGCGGAGCTGCGGCCCCTGATCACGCCCCTCGGGAAGCCGTTCTGCCGGCGGTACCAGGAGCACTTCCTCGAACCGGAGGACACGGTGGAGCGGCGGATCCTCACCGCCGCCCACTTCTACGCGACCCGGTGGGAGTTCCTGATCGTCGAGCGGGCGAACCCCGGCGGGTACGAGATCGACGAGATCCACGCGGATCTCGACGCGAAGATCGCCGGATTCCACGACCTGGAGGGGATGGCGCTCCTCGCCTCGGAGCGCCGCTTCCGCAACTTCATCGACCTGTGCGGCCAGCTCCGGTTCCAGTCCCGCTGGGCGCACCTCCACCGGATCCCGAAGACCTCCGTTCTCGGCCACTCCCTCTACGTCGCGATCCTCTCGTACCTGTTCTCCCTCGAGATCAAGGCGTGCCCGCGGCGGTGCGTCAACAACTACATCACCGGGCTGTTCCACGACCTGCCGGAGGTGCTCACCCGCGACATCATCTCCCCCGTGAAGCGGTCGGTGGAGGGGTTGAGCGAGCTGATCAAGGGGTACGAGAAGGAGCGGATGGACCAGGAGGTGTACGTGCTGTTGCCCGAGAAGTGGCACGCCGAGTTCGCGATGTACTCCGAGCGGGAGTTCGAGAATTTCGCCACGGTGGACGGGGTGCTGACCACGGTGCCGGCCGCCGACCTGCAGGGGAAGTACAACGAGGACGTCTACAACGCGAAGGACGGGGAGCTGGTCAAGCGCGCCGACCACCTCGCCGCCTTCGTCGAGGCGTACGCGGGGATCCGCAACGGCAGCACCAGCCAGGACCTGCAGTACGCGCGGGTCAAGATCGGAACCCAGGAGGCGCAGGCCCAGTACGCGGGGCTCAACTTCGGGGAGATCTACTCCGACTTCGACTGA
- a CDS encoding aldolase, translated as MIAKTAEKLYRDCSVVQGRVGIAAQDDVMLSEGAPDLSRLAADVLSRLSCLGVVAASPSLPFASYLLRRSNADAKAIVPLDTETRTFLHDIPIVRREELSRDPAGAIAAHLSKRKGVIAEGVGIVASGPVTLEQAYIHYSSVFHAAFVKYLLDALQAGFVLPGEAEAFRSFRDTFLQPLTAEGLPFRPGPLDAPEEVLAEIRAVGRYTVLRGLVDSFFGNISYRVGDTIFISQTAASLDELAGCIDPVPTDNRSTTGITASSELLAHRRIYEATGARAILHGHPKFAVAMSMLCDVKDCPVKDCWKDCTRVRMLGDTPIVAGEIGAGGLAVRVPPVIGGPGKAIVYGHGVFAIGRDGFEEAFRSMVDVENRCREEYFRRLDARTERQSKSE; from the coding sequence CTGATCGCGAAAACCGCGGAAAAGCTGTACCGGGATTGCTCAGTCGTCCAAGGGCGCGTGGGGATCGCCGCCCAGGACGACGTGATGCTCTCCGAGGGCGCCCCCGACCTGTCGCGCCTGGCCGCCGATGTCCTGTCGCGCCTGTCGTGCCTGGGGGTCGTCGCCGCGTCGCCGTCCCTTCCCTTCGCTTCGTACCTGCTTCGCCGGTCGAACGCCGACGCGAAAGCGATCGTTCCCCTCGACACGGAGACCCGCACCTTCCTTCACGACATCCCGATCGTCCGGCGGGAGGAGCTCTCGCGGGACCCCGCGGGCGCGATCGCCGCGCACCTTTCGAAGCGGAAAGGGGTGATCGCCGAAGGCGTTGGGATCGTCGCGTCGGGCCCGGTGACGCTCGAGCAGGCGTACATCCACTACTCCTCCGTCTTCCACGCCGCCTTCGTCAAGTACCTGCTGGATGCGTTGCAGGCGGGCTTCGTCCTGCCGGGGGAAGCGGAGGCGTTCCGCTCCTTCCGGGATACGTTCCTCCAACCCCTGACGGCGGAGGGGCTTCCTTTCCGCCCCGGCCCCCTCGACGCTCCGGAAGAGGTCCTGGCGGAGATCCGCGCCGTCGGCCGGTACACCGTCCTGCGGGGGCTGGTCGACTCCTTCTTCGGAAACATCTCGTACCGTGTCGGAGACACGATCTTCATCTCCCAGACCGCGGCGTCCCTCGACGAACTCGCCGGATGCATCGACCCGGTTCCCACGGACAACCGGTCGACGACCGGGATCACCGCCTCCAGCGAACTACTCGCCCATCGGCGCATCTACGAGGCGACCGGCGCGCGCGCCATCCTGCACGGCCACCCGAAGTTCGCCGTCGCGATGAGCATGCTGTGCGACGTGAAGGATTGCCCCGTCAAGGATTGCTGGAAGGATTGCACCCGGGTGCGGATGCTGGGGGACACCCCGATCGTGGCGGGGGAGATCGGCGCGGGGGGACTGGCGGTGCGCGTCCCCCCGGTGATCGGCGGACCGGGAAAGGCGATCGTCTACGGGCACGGCGTGTTCGCGATCGGGAGGGACGGGTTCGAAGAGGCGTTCCGCTCGATGGTGGACGTGGAGAACCGGTGCCGCGAGGAGTATTTCCGCCGGCTCGACGCCCGCACGGAACGTCAGTCGAAGTCGGAGTAG